The following coding sequences lie in one Haemorhous mexicanus isolate bHaeMex1 chromosome 10, bHaeMex1.pri, whole genome shotgun sequence genomic window:
- the LOC132331446 gene encoding G-protein coupled receptor 35-like — MNVSNNCSTTDLQPHPHVRLIEFALYSLIFFFGALFNVLAFWVFSCKMKKWTETRVYVMNLVFADFSVICTLPSMVYLLWNKSARGELCRFTETMYFINMLVSIYIISFISIDRYIAIKHPLKARAFRSPSKAALLCGLLWVLVIVSATIQLGHRHTDLCFQTYTLPAALSLLAIFFVFTLPLAILIFCSTEVIRNLKKHLNTNSPEEKSIHKAVHIIYANLIVFLICFLPACLGLLTRFIMESVGVTCFLLCVIKNFSSVMRCIATSNCCLDSVCYYFVTREFQEAFLQPKASTQQPEATHPLQIETC; from the coding sequence ATGAATGTGTCCAACAACTGCAGCACCACAGATCTACAACCTCACCCCCATGTTCGCCTCATTGAATTTGCTCTGTACagcctcattttcttttttggagCACTGTTTAATGTCCTTGCCTTCTGGGTGTTCTCCTGCAAGATGAAGAAGTGGACAGAAACCAGGGTGTATGTAATGAATTTAGTCTTTGCAGATTTCTCTGTCATCTGCACCTTGCCTTCCATGGTTTATTTGCTCTGGAATAAGTCAGCCCGAGGGGAGCTCTGCCGGTTTACAGAGACAATGTATTTTATCAACATGTTAGTGAGCATCTACATCATTTCATTCATCTCCATTGATCGATACATTGCCATCAAGCACCCTTTGAAAGCCAGGGCCTTCAGGTCCCCATCAAAGGCTGCCCTCCTCTGCGGGCTCCTGTGGGTGCTGGTCATAGTCAGTGCCACCATCCAGCTtgggcacagacacacagatcTCTGCTTCCAGACCTacaccctgcctgctgctctcagcctgctggccattttctttgttttcactcTCCCATTAGCCATCTTGATCTTCTGCTCCACAGAAGTCATCAGGAACCTCAAGAAACATCTGAACACGAATTCACCGGAGGAGAAATCGATCCATAAAGCTGTACACATTATTTATGCAAACCTGATTGTATTTCTGATATGTTTCCTGCCAGCCTGCCTTGGCCTGCTCACCAGGTTCATCATGGAGAGTGTTGGAGTTACCTgtttcctgctctgtgtcaTTAAGAACTTCTCCTCCGTGATGAGGTGCATTGCCACGTCCAACTGCTGCCTCGATAGTGTCTGCTACTACTTTGTCACCAGGGAGTTCCAGGAAGCCTTTCTACAGCCCAAAGCCAGCACTCAACAACCAGAGGCAACCCACCCCTTGCAGATAGAGACATGCTAA